In the genome of Ktedonobacteraceae bacterium, the window TATTCCTGTGTGGAATGACTAGCCTCTTTTGAGATCGCTTACACAATCTTTTGCTTATATGGTACCTGTTGCCATAAATGATATTTTCTAGTAAAATTGCAGACACAAGAGATCGGTGCCTTTCGAGCCTCCTTTCAGCCGATCATACTTATAGCCGGTGGGAGATCGCGTGTGAATAACCAGAATATGCCGCCTTCAGCTCAGATCACCATACTAACAGGTCCCCAGGTGGGTACCAGCTTTCAGCTCACTAAATTGACTATGACAATTGGTCGTGATCCATCCAACGATATTGTCATTACCGATCAGTCTGTCTCTCGCTCCCATGCTCGTATCGTGTATACTCCCTCGGGATGGAGCATTGAGAAACTGGCGAACAATAACTCCCTCACAGTAAACCAGCGCCAGGTGCAGCAAGCGTTCATTCGTCACAACGACAATATCGGTCTTGGCGGCATTATCTCCTTTCTCTTTCTTTCAGCCAGCCCGAGTTCTTCTAGTGGAGGGCCTGATGGCGGCTATAGCTTATCCCCTTTCTCTCCTGCTGTGCCGGTACCGGCGCTCACCCCGGCTCCTGTCCGCAGTTCATCCGCTCCTCTTCCACCCGCGGCCCAGGAGACATTGTTCACGCAGCGAGCACCACAGGATGGCGCTGGCAGCGTCAGCGTTCCCACACTCGAGATCAGCACGAATACCTCACGTGACAGGCAGCGTTTTCAACTCGTCAAGCCCGTCATCTCCATCGGACGCGACCCCAAAAATGATATTGTCATCAACGAACCCATCGTCTCCGCCTTTCACGCCCAGATCGTCCGCCAGGGAAGCGACCTCGTCCTCGTACATCCGCATCCCCAGGCCCGCCAGCAGCGCACCCTCAACGGCATGCTCTACCAGGGTCGTCATATTCGCGGGGATGAACAATTCAGCAAAGTCCTCACGCGGGGAGATATCTTCCGCATCGGTGATGAGAATGGCACGCTTGTGACCCTGGGCTATAATGATGGCAGCGGAGCCTTGCAGGAAGCGCTGCCCGAAATTCACCCCATCGCTTTGGGAGCGCCGGTCATCACCATTGGCCGCCACTCGGATAATATGGTCGTTCTCAAACATCCCCAGGTTTCGGCGCATCACGCGCGTTTGCAACACATACCCGGTGGCTACCGCATCATCGACCTGGGCAGCACCAACCATGTCTATGTCAACGGTCAGCGCGTTTCCAGCCAGAACCTCAATCCGAACGACGAGATACGTATTGGCCCGTTCAAGCTCATCTATACTGGTACCCAACTTACCCAGGTCGACGAAAGCAACGGCATTCGCATCGATGCGCTGCACCTTAAGAAGACCGGCAACAATGGGACCATCCTGCTCAACGATATCTCGCTGGTGATACCACCCAGGAAGTTTGTAGCCGTCGTCGGCGGTTCCGGCGCCGGCAAATCCACCCTGATGGATGCGCTCAATGGACTGCGACCCGCCACCGAAGGCAAGGTCCTCTACAACGGCCAGGATTACTACCGCTCGCTGGCCGCCTTCAGCACGCAACTTGGCTACGTGCCGCAGGATGATATCGTTCATCGCGACCTGACCGTTGAGCGCGCGCTTTACTACGCCGCGAAAATGCGCCTGCCCGAGGATTTCACTGAAGACCAGATTCGCCAGCGTATCAACGAGGTGCTGGCCGATGTCGAAATGGAGGACCGTCGCAATCTGCTGGTCAGCAAGCTCTCCGGTGGTCAGCGCAAGCGCGTCTCCATCGCCCTGGAATTGCTCGCCAAACCCAGTATCTTTTTCCTCGATGAACCCACTTCCGGCCTCGATCCCGGCCTTGATCGCAAAATGATGTACCTGCTACGCCGCCTTGCCGACAAGGGACACACCATTGTGCTGGTGACGCATGCCACCAATAACATCAATACCTGCGATTATGTCTGCTTCCTGGGCGCCGGTGGCCGCCTGGTCTATTACGGCCCGCCGGACGAGGCCAAGAAATTCTTCAATAAAAGCGACTTCGCCGAAATTTATGGCGCGCTGGAGCCATCAAAGAATAACCCGAATGTGGCCGAAGAGGCCGAGAGAAACTTCAAAAACTCGCCTGACTACCAGAAATACGTCGCAGAACCACTACGCATGGGACCCGCCGGCCGTACCAACGTGCTGGGACAGGCAGAACTGGCAAAGCCTGCCAAACGCGGCGATCCCTGGAAGCAGTTCCGGTTGCTTTCTCTGCGCTATATCGAACTGCTCAAAAATGACACTGGCAACCTGCTCATCCTGCTATTGCAGGCGCCCATTATCGGCTTCATTTTGTTGCTCATCATCACGAACGCGCTCAAGTCAGGTACCGGTGTTTTTAATAGTGCCAATTTTACTTCCCTCAACCCTAATGCAGCTGACGCGCAAAAAGTCTTATTCGTAATGGCATTTGCCGCCGTCATGTTCGGCTGCATCAACGGCGCGCGTGAAATTGTCAAAGAGGCCGCCATCTACCGCCGCGAGCGGGCCGTGAACCTGGGCATCCTGCCGTACATGTTTTCCAAGATTGTTGTGCTGGGCGTCCTGTGCCTCTTCCAGAGCGCCGTCCTGGTCTTCATGGTCAGCCTGGTTACTCACATGAACTCAAGCATCTTCCTGCCACCGCCTCTGGAACTCTACATCACGCTCGCCCTCACCTCGCTGGCCGGGTTGATGATCGGCCTGACGGTTTCTGCCGTGGCACCCAATAACGACCGCGCCATGAGTTTTATCCCCATCATCCTCATTCCCCAGGTAATCTTCTCAGGCACCATCTTCCCGCTCACCGGCGGCATCATGCAGTTCCTCGGCCTCTTCTTCGCCGTTCGCTGGTCCATGGCCGCGCTAGGCTCAACCATCGGCTTGAACGACCAGAATATCCTGACCGGCGACAAATTATTAGGAGATAATGCTGTCTATCACAATAGCGCCGGTTATCTTTTTCTCGTCTGGTTCGCCCTGATTGTGATGGTGGTGGCGCTGGGTTTTGCTATTGCTTATTTCTTGAGGAAGAAAGATGTTCGGGTTTAGAGCGCCCGTCCACCCGTCACTTCCAGCACGATTCCCGAAACATAATTTGATAAGGGTGAAGCCAGGAACAGGATCGGACCAGCCGCTTCCTCCGGTGTGCCAGGACGGCCCAATGGGATGAGCATCGGAGCGAACTGGCGCATCTGATCGGGTACGCCCAGCGCGATCTGCTCTCCATCGCGCTCGATCTTCTCGGCGCTCTCTTTCGCGGCTGTCAGGCGCGTTTCAATGAAGCCGAAGCAGACGCAATTAACCTGCACATTGTAGCGTCCCCACT includes:
- a CDS encoding FHA domain-containing protein, translated to MNNQNMPPSAQITILTGPQVGTSFQLTKLTMTIGRDPSNDIVITDQSVSRSHARIVYTPSGWSIEKLANNNSLTVNQRQVQQAFIRHNDNIGLGGIISFLFLSASPSSSSGGPDGGYSLSPFSPAVPVPALTPAPVRSSSAPLPPAAQETLFTQRAPQDGAGSVSVPTLEISTNTSRDRQRFQLVKPVISIGRDPKNDIVINEPIVSAFHAQIVRQGSDLVLVHPHPQARQQRTLNGMLYQGRHIRGDEQFSKVLTRGDIFRIGDENGTLVTLGYNDGSGALQEALPEIHPIALGAPVITIGRHSDNMVVLKHPQVSAHHARLQHIPGGYRIIDLGSTNHVYVNGQRVSSQNLNPNDEIRIGPFKLIYTGTQLTQVDESNGIRIDALHLKKTGNNGTILLNDISLVIPPRKFVAVVGGSGAGKSTLMDALNGLRPATEGKVLYNGQDYYRSLAAFSTQLGYVPQDDIVHRDLTVERALYYAAKMRLPEDFTEDQIRQRINEVLADVEMEDRRNLLVSKLSGGQRKRVSIALELLAKPSIFFLDEPTSGLDPGLDRKMMYLLRRLADKGHTIVLVTHATNNINTCDYVCFLGAGGRLVYYGPPDEAKKFFNKSDFAEIYGALEPSKNNPNVAEEAERNFKNSPDYQKYVAEPLRMGPAGRTNVLGQAELAKPAKRGDPWKQFRLLSLRYIELLKNDTGNLLILLLQAPIIGFILLLIITNALKSGTGVFNSANFTSLNPNAADAQKVLFVMAFAAVMFGCINGAREIVKEAAIYRRERAVNLGILPYMFSKIVVLGVLCLFQSAVLVFMVSLVTHMNSSIFLPPPLELYITLALTSLAGLMIGLTVSAVAPNNDRAMSFIPIILIPQVIFSGTIFPLTGGIMQFLGLFFAVRWSMAALGSTIGLNDQNILTGDKLLGDNAVYHNSAGYLFLVWFALIVMVVALGFAIAYFLRKKDVRV